ACCATCGCGCTGTTGCCGATTTTGGTTCGGGCACTCGTCGGCGGCGAGGTCGGCACCTTTGGCTACTATCTGTCGGTCGCCGGGCTCGCACTTCTCGTGACTGTCGAACTCCACATGTTTACCGAAATTCAGCTCACACACTGGTTTGCGGTGCTGTTGGTCGTGCTGACGACGCTGGCCTCGGTGGCGGCGTGGTCGGTTGTCCGCTGGAACATGGACCAGCAGTTCGGCACCCAGTTTTTGATCGAGCCGGGAATGTCACAGGAGGCCGCCAACGCGGCGCTGATGAACGAGTTTATCGTAGTGACGCTGGCTGGCCTTGTTGGTGGCGTGCTGTTCGATGCCTACTTTAGAGGGCGTGGTCGGAGTCTTCGGCGTCGACTCCGGCAGGTGGTTCGCCGATGACGATTCTCCCCCGACCCTCGGTGACAAATCAGCGTCGACTCACCCGTGGAATGCAGTTGGTGCTGGTCGGGATCGTTCTCTACGGCATCATCGCGGGACAGACGAAAGCGATCACCAACGGCAGCATGGGGCTTTCCGTCTCGTTCGTGCCGGCACTGATGGAGCGAAAGTACGACTTCCCGCTGGACCCGTGGCTCGGCCTCTGGATCACGCTCGCCGTCTTCCTCCACACGATGGGGTCGGCCGGGCTCTACCAGCAGATCGATGGCTGGGATCACATCACCCACGCCATGTCAGCGTCGCTTGTCGCCGCGATTGGCTACACCTTCGCGCGGGCAGTCGACCTCCATAGCGACGAAATCCGAATTCCCAACCGGTTTGCCTTCGTCTTTATCCTCATTGTCGTGATGGCCTTCGGCGTCACGTGGGAACTGTTCGAGTTCGGCCTCGACATCATCGCCGACGAGACAGGCATCTCGATGCCGCTGGCCCAACACGGGCTTGATGACACGGTTCGGGATATGATGTTCAATACGCTCGGTGGGATCACTGTCGCTATCTTCGGCCAAGCCCATCTGCTGGGCGTCGCTGAAACTGTCAAAGAACGGTTGGCAGCCGGACCGAACACTCCTCCCGAGTAGGTCCGCAAAATCGGCGAACCGGCGAGTCGACGCCGTGCAGCCGTCGGTTGGACAGTTGGTTCCGGAAGTCGATGTGGTGACCGATATAATGAGTGTCGACAGCAGCGCATAATGGCAATAAAAAGACAGTACACGGGGGCTGAATCCAGTTTGCCTGCCCACATATTCTATTTTCATTCAAAATCATTCAAAAACAATCCAATCCAATGCTTGTTTGTAACTGATCAACGACGATTGGAGTATGGGTCCGACCACCAAACTCAGACAAGACACGAGAACCGAAGTCACTCGCCTCATCGAGACACTCATCGAGGTGATTCCGGAGATCAAGACCGCACTCGCATCCGAACGAGGAGCCAGTGGCAAGGTGAATCCGAGCGGCGATACCCAGCGCATTGCGGACGAGAAGATCGACGAGATCATCTTCGATTGCGTGGGCTCGGTCGACGGGTTCGGACAGTACCTCAGCGAGGAACGCGAGGGAATCACCGATCTTGGCTCGGGGCTGTCGGTCGCAACTGACCCCCTCGACGGCTCGTCGAACATCAAGACGAACACGACGGTGGGCACGATTATCGGCGTCTACGACGCTCCACTGCCGGCGCGTGGCCGTGAGTTGGTCGCCAGCCTCTGTCTGGTGTTCGGCCCGGTAACGACGCTGGCAGTCGCCGCCAACGACGAACTCATCGAGTACACCATCCAGGACGGAGCTATCGTCGACGGCGAACCAATTGCGCTCCCCGAAGCCGGTGGCATCTGGAGCTTTTCGGGCCGCCCGACCGAGTGGACCCCGGCCCTTCGAGACTACGACGACACGTTGGGCCGACAGTACGCCCATCGGTACACTGGGGCGATGATCGCCGACGTCTGGCTACTGCTTGCCCACGGTGGTCTCGTCGGCTACCCAGCCCGGTCGACCAAACCCGACGGCGTACTCCGGCTCCAGTACGAGTCGAACCCGATTGCCTACGCCGTCGAATGTGCCGGCGGTGCAGCGTCGACCGGGAGCCAGCCCATCTTGGATGTCGAACCCGAGGGACGCCACCAACGAGTGCCCACCTTCTTCGGGACGAACTCGCTCATCAATGAGCTCGAAACACGACTCGAAGCCGGCGCCGAAGCCTAACACCGCCCCCGCGACGTTCGGCCTTCCCACAGTCCGAACACCGTTCGATCCGTAGTCGGACTTTTTTAAATAGTCTCTCAGAACAGCCGCCGGCGTCGCCGTTAGTCGCTCGATGGGACCGTCTGTTCGGTAATCTCGACGCGCTGTGCGGCCTCGTCGAGGTCGTCGAAGGGAGGCATGCGCGTTCCGGGAACTGTCACGATCCGAGAGGCGACCGCGATCCCACGGCGGAGGCAGCTCCAGGCGTCGTTGCCACGCGAGAGTTCGAGCAGAAAGCCCGACAGCATCGCATCGCCAGCGCCGACAGTGTCGGCTACGTCGACATCGAGTGCGGCCGCATGGAGGCAGTCGGCTTCGCTGACGACGAGTGCGCCATCGCTCCCCAGCGAGGTGACGACGCGCTCGAAGCCGCTTTCTCGGAGCTGCTCGGCAGCCGTGAGACAGTCCTCAAGGGAGTCGACGCTCGCTCCGGTCGCGGCTGCCAGTTCGGTTCGGTTTGGCTTGCAGAGAGCGTACTCCGCCTCAAGTTGGGCGAGAATCTCGCCGCCGACGTCGACGCTCGTCGCCCAGTCCCCGGCGTCGGCGATCCGGTCGATGGCGTGATAATCGAGCCCCGGCGGCAGACTGCCGCCGACCAGTACCATCGACGGCTCGTATGTTTGGATGACGTCGATAACAGCGTCGACAGCCGTCCGGTCGACAGTGGGACCGGTGTGATTGATCTTGTACTCCGAATCGGGATCAAGGATCGTCGTGTTGAGTCGGGTCTGGCCCTCGATCTCGACGAACTCGGTGGCGAGGCCGTCGGCGTCGAGTTCCCGGCGGATGTAGTCGCGCAAAAAGTCACCCAAGAGCCCGGTTGCGACGGTCTCTGCATCGAGTCCGACTAGATACTGAGCGACGTTGATTCCCTTGCCACCGGCGTCAAACCGTGCGGTGTCGGTACGGGCCACCGTCTCGGGGTCGGGCATCGCCTCGACCTGAATGGTGTGGTCGACGGCAGGATTGAGTGTGACGGTGACGATCATGCAACGGTCACCGAGGCGATCTCGACGTTGCCGCCCTCGAATTTGTCCTGGAGTTCCGACGGGAGTTCGCTATCGGTGATCAGCAGGTCGATCTCGCTGAACTCGGCGAAGCTAATGAAGCTCTGTTCGTTGAACTTCGAGTGATCGCTGACGAGGACGACACGGTTCGATTTCTCGATCATGAGCGATTTGATGTTGGCTTCGGCCTCGTTCGGTGTCATCAGCCCCTCGCTCGGGTGGATCGCGTTCGTGCCCAAAAACAGCAGATCGAACGTCATCCGCTCCATGAATCGCTCGGCGCTCGGCCCGACAAGCGAGTAGGTCGGACTCCGCAGGGAGCCGCCGGTGAGTTTGACCTCCACCCCCGTATCGTCGAGTTCCATCGCCTGCAGCGGCGAGTTCGTTACCGCCATGAGGCTCCCGTTGGCCGACAGCCCTTTGGCGATCTGCATGGTGGTCGACCCCGCATCGAAACAGACGACCTGATTGTCGTGGATCTCCTCGACGGCGCGCTCGGCAATCGCCATCTTGGCTTCGAGGTTCTGGACCTCCCGCTGGCGGTAGTTCTGTTCTTGGCCGACCGAGGTCGCGGGCACGGCACCGCCGTGAGAGCGCTCGATCAGCTGTTTCTCGGCGAGCGCGTTGAGATCCCGCCGGATCGTCGCCTTCGAACACTCCATCAACTCCGCGAGCTCATCGACCGAACAGCCACTGTTCTCGGTGACGTGTTCGACGATCTCTCGCTGACGGGCTTCTGGTAACATTGTCTGATAGTTGTCTCTGCTTCCAGCGGTGTCATTATAGTTGTGGTGAAAAATATCGAATGAATATGCATGAAATATAGTTCAAACCACGACAATGGCCACATTATGAATACGAACAGGCACTCAACTCTGCATAATAGCGATACAGTCGGATTACATCTTCCGTCGACATGAACGATCCGCGCTGAAACGTAGGTTAGTCGACTGAGTCACCGATATTTCGAGCAAACTCATCCTGATCACACATATTCATTGTGGCATTTTATTTATATAGTATTCGTAAAGGTTTAAATTTTGAGTCTAAGAACAAAAATAATCAAATTCGAAGATACTTTTCCATACTCTCATGATAGTAGACGATAGACGATGGTAGAGGGTGTCATAGAAAGCGTCACACACGAAGACGCAGGATGTTGGAACTGTGTCTACGAGCGCCAGCATCCTGCAAGAGGAGACTTCTATCGACGAGTTCTTCAATGTAATGGCGACCGAGACGCTCGCGTTGTTCGAGCATCTTGAGTTCGACTTTCTCGAAGAATTCGATGTGTTCGCCCCCGCTCGCCGGGGGCGAACACGAGATCATCACCCACCAGCACTCTTCCGAGCGTTCCTGCACTGCTACTACAAGAACGTCTACGGCATCCGTCCAGTCACGCGAGAACTCCAGAACACGGTCGTCTGGCTCAGCTGTGGCTTCGATCGACCGCCGTCGAGAGACGCGGTCGATCGCTTCCTCACCGACCTCGAACACGTCGTCGACGAGGTCTTCGACCGCCTCGTCGAGCAGGCCGCCTGCCGCGGCCTGCTCGACTTGACCTACTCCATCGATTCCACCGACGTGAGGACGATGCCCGCCGACCAAGACGCGTCGAAAGGCTACGATCCAACCGCCGAAGAGTACTACCACGGCTACGGCTGTACGATCGTCTCGACCGGGCAAAAGATCCCGATTGCCGCGGAGTTCACCGAGAGCAAGCAAGCGCCAGAGGAGACGGCGATGCGCGTCACGTGTGACGCGCTCGCCGTCGAGAAACCGATCTGGATGCTTGGAGACAGCGCCTACGACACGCTCGGCTGGCACGACCACCTGCTGGCCGCAGGGGTCGTGCCAGTCGCTCCGTACAACGCACGAAACACCGACGATCCGAAAGACATCGAGTACAGGGTCGAAGCCCGCATCGACGAACACAGCGAGGACGTTCAGCTGAAGCAATCGACGCTAGACGAGACGTACAACCGCCGGAGTGGAGTCGAACGAACCAACGACGCCGTCAAGGACTGCGGCCTCGGGCACGTTCGCGCCCGAGGCCGCGTCCACGCACGAGCACAAGTGTTCCTCGCGCTGTGCCTTCGTCTCGTTATTGCGATCACCAACGACGAACGCGGAGACAATCCAGGAAGCACCGTCATCACGCTATGAGAACTATTCTATGACACCCTCGATGGTAACCAAAGATCAAACAGAACAACGACTACAGACACACCTCACGTCGGTGAAAGAAGACCTCATGACAGGGGTCTCGTATATGATTCCGTTCGTGACAATCGGCGGGATCTTCCTCGCACTGGGGTTCATGATCGGGGACACGCAAGAAGTATTCGATCAAACAGGGACCCTCGGCTGGTACTTCGCCCAGATCGGCAGCCTCGGGCTGACGATTATGATCCCGATTCTGGGTGGGTACATCGCCTACGCAATCGCGGATAAACCCGGACTCGCACCGGGGTTCATCCTCGCGTACACGATCCAACAGCCCGGAATCATCGACGCAGCCGGCGCAACGGTCGGCATTGCTGCCGACGGCGCGGTCGCTGGCTTCCTCGGTGCGATTGTCGCTGGCCTGCTGGCTGGCTACGTCGCCCGCTGGATGAAAGGCTGGAGTGTGCCTTCGTTCGTCAAACCGATGATGCCGATCCTCGTCATCCCGGTGTTGACGACCGCGCTGCTCATCCCGGTCGTCGTCTTCGCACTCGGTGTCCCAATCGCACTGGTCGACAGCGCACTCACGTCGACGCTCGAAGGCATGCGCGGGGCAAACGCCGTTGTCCTCGGGCTCATCCTCGGCGGAATGATGGCCTTCGACATGGGCGGTCCCGTCAACAAAGTCGCCTACGTGTTCGGAACGGTGCTTGTTGCTGACGGAATCTACGGGCCAATGGCCGCGGTGATGATCGCCGGCATGACACCGCCACTCGGACTCGCACTCTCGTACTTCATCGCGCCACAGAAGTACCCCGAAGAGATGCGAGAAAGCGCCGTCGCCGCCGTCCCGATGGGGTTCTCGTTCATCACTGAGGGCGCGATTCCGTTCGCCGCCGCCGATCCACTGCGCGTCATCCCGAGCATTATCGTCGGTAGTGCAACCGCCGGAGCCGCCGCGATGGGTCTCGGCGTCACGATGCCAGCACCTCACGGCGGCGTCTTCGTGATGATCCTGTCGAGCAGCATCCTCGGCTTCCTCGGCTGTATCGTCCTCGGCTCGCTCGTGACCGCAGCGATGGTCACGCTGCTGAAATCCGACCACGCCGAAGAAACCGAATCGACGACGACAACGGGGTCGACCGCGTAAACCGGTCGTCACCATCCTGTTTCGACCCACCACACTCCCTTTCGATACACTCATACCCATGACAAATCCAACCCAACGACCACTGATACCCGACCTGATCGACCTGACGAACGAACCCGAAACCAAACAGGAAGCTATCGAAGCGCTGCTTGATCTCGCCGTCGACGCAGGCCGCGTCAACGACCGCGAGCAGGCGTTGGCGGATCTTCAGGCCCGCGAAGAAGAAGCAACGACCGGCGTCGGCATGGGAATCGGTATTCCCCACGCCAAAAGCGAGGCCGTCATCTCGCCGACAATCGCCTTCATGCGCGCGCCTGATGGGATCGACTTCGATGCAATGGACGACGAGCCCGCAACGCTCCTGTTTATGCTGCTGGTTCCGGAGTCCAGCGGCGACGAACACCTCCAGATGCTCAGCTCGCTGTCGCGGTCGCTGATGCACGAGGAGACCCGAACCGCCCTCCTAGAAGCCGATTCGGTCGACCGCGTCGAGTCGATCATTCTGGAGGCAGTCGAACAATGATCGAACGCACCGTGACGGTCGTCCCCGAAGACGGGTTGCACGCCCGGCCTGCCTCACAGGTCGTCGAAGCCGCAAACAGCTACGACAGCAGCGTTACCGTCGGCCCTGCCGGCGGCGACTCAGTCGACGCATCGAGCATGCTCGGCGTCACCAGTTTGGGTGTCGGCTCCGGCGACGCAGTCGACCTGACTGCCGACGGGCCGGACGAACAGGCAGCCCTCGACGAACTCGAAACGATTCTGACCACGCCCGAATCATAATGCTCGGTAACCCACACAAGACCCGTACGATTGCCGGTATCAGCGCGACGCCGCTGTCGGGACTCGGAACAGTTCGGTGGTATCGGTCCGGCGAGCAGCCGGATCCAGCCGAGATATCGGCTGCCGACCCCGAGACCGAACAGCAGCGGTTCGACGACGCCCAAGCGGCCGCCCGCGAAGAACTCGAAACCGAACGGGAGTCGACCCGCGAGCGCGTCGGCAGCGAGGAGGCCGCCGTCTTCGATGCCCACCTCCAGTTTCTGACCGACCCACAGCTCACCGATCCAATCGAGGCCGCGATTGCCGACGGCGCAGCCGCCGAGTTGGCCGTCGACGAGGCGTTCGGCGACGCAATCTCGCAGTTCGAGGGGATGGACGGGATGATGGCCGAACGGGCCGACGATCTACGAGACATCCGGGACCGACTGCTTCGACTGCTCTCGGGTGGCGAGCGAACCGATCTCACCGATCTTCCGGAGGGGACGGTCCTCCGTGCCGAGCGACTCACTCCAAGCGACACCGCCCAACTCGATCCCGACACCATCGCTGGTTTCGTGACGATGACCGGCGGGCGGACCTCCCACGTCTCGATTTTCGCCCGCTCGCTGGGGATTCCGGCCATCGTCGGCGCTGGCGAGGAGCTCAGGGAAGTCCGCGAGGCGACCACCGTCGCCATCGACGCCGACCGGGAGGTCGTCGTCGCCAATCCTGACGCCGCGGTCCGCGAACAGGTCACTGTCGGACGCGACGTGACGGTCCAGGAGGAACGCGTCGAAACCCGAGACGGAACGGAGATCGAGGTGGCTGCCAACATCGGGACGGCCGCCGAACTCGACGGCGCGGTCGACCAAGGGGCCGACGGCGTCGGCCTCTTTCGGACCGAGTTCCTCTTTTTGGATCGGGAGACCCCACCCAGCGAGGACGAACAGTTCGAGAGCTACGTCGACGCTCTCGACGCCTTTCCGGAGGGCCGGGTCGTCGTCCGGACGCTCGATATCGGCGGCGACAAGCCGATTCCGTATCTCGATCTCCCTGAAGAGGAAAACCCCTTCCTCGGGAGCCGTGGGATTCGTCGCTCGCTTGGCGCAGATAGCGAGCTCTTCGAGACGCAGTTGCGCGCGCTGCTGCGTGCGGCCGCCGCAGGCGAGGGGACGCTATCGGTGATGTTCCCGCTCGTTTCGACGCTCGACGAACTGACTGCGGCGCTTGAGGCGGTCGACCGCGTCGCGAGCGATCTCGACAATGAGGGCATCGACTACGCCAAACCGGAACTCGGCGTGATGATCGAAACGCCCGCAGCCGTGATGATGGCCGAGGAGTTCGCCGAACGGGTCGACTTCCTCTCGATTGGGACAAACGATCTGGCTCAGTATGTGATGGCCGCCGACCGCGAAAACGAGGCCGTCGCGGAACTCCACGACCCACAGCAGCCCGCGGTGTTGCGGGCGATCAACCGGGCTGTCGAGGCCGCCCATGCTCACGACGCGTGGATCGGGATGTGCGGCGAGATGGCCGGCGATCCTGAACTGACCGAACTGCTGGTGGGGCTTGGCCTCGACGAACTCTCGATGAGTGCGGTCACGATTCCAGCAGTCAAAGCAAACATTACTGAAATCGAGCGGTCGACAGCTGTCGACCGTCGTGACCGTGCGCTCACAAAAAACACTAAATCAATGGTTAACGAAACGGGAAACCAATGAAACTCGTCGCCGTAACTGCCTGTCCGACCGGGATCGCACACAGCCAGATGGCTGCCGAAAACCTCCAGACGACTGCCGAAGAGCGTGGCCACGAGATCCACGTCGAAGTCCAGGGCGCGATGGGCACCGAAAACGAGATTCCGGATGACGTCCTCGCGGCGGCCGATGCGGTGATCATCGCCGCCGACACCTCGGTCCAGCAGAATCGGTTCGGCGACCACGTCGTCGTCAAGGCCAGCGTCAAAGACGGTGTCAACGACGCCGACGGCCTCATCGACGAGGCCATCGAGCGTGCTGGCGGTGAGACGGATGCTGAGGGCACTGAGACGAATATCGAAGACACTGAGGCAGATACCGAGGAGACGGCCGACACCGACGATTCGGGTACTGTCGACGACACGGCAGCCGAGTCGACGCCATCGGTCGATCCCGAGTCGACCGCGTCCGAGGGCGGCATTATGGCCCGGCTCAAGCGACTGTTTTCCTGATCGGGTACTCCTCGTGTTGAATCAGCAACACGGCCTGTTTATCGTTTGCTGCTCCAAGCAAGAGTAGTACTGCGTTTCGTCATCTACCTTCCCGCAGTCTGGCGGTTCTTCCAAATAGATTGTTCAGGAAAGACATCTATAGAACCAATATCAATCAAAAACAAACCTATTCAGTATTATTTAGTGACTGTATATGATTGATCTAGCTACCGATGAGTGACCTGACTGACTCCCCACTGACGCGAGACGGCAAATCGATTGTGTTGGCACACGACCACGGGCTCGAACACGGGCCGACGGCGTTTTCGGCGGTTCCCGACCGGCTCGACCCCGAGACTGTCTTCGAAATGGCGACCCACGACGCCGTCACGGCGTTTGCCGTCCAGAAAGGGCTGGCAAAACAGTACTACCCCTCCTACGAGGACGACGTGAACCTGCTGGCCAAATGTAACGGCTCAAGTAGCCTCCGCTCCGGCGAGCCGTATTCGCCACAGACGTGGTCGGTCGACCACGCCGCCGAACTGGGTGCTGACGCCATTGGCTACACCGTCTACCCCGGCACCAACACCGAACACAAGATGTTCGAGGACTTCTATCAGGTCCAAGAGGCCGCCGAAGACCGAGACCTCCCGGTGGCGATGTGGTCCTACCCGCGCGGCCAGCCGATCAAGGAACACCGGAACCCCGACACCATCGCCTACGCGACCCGGATCGGCCTCGAACTCGGCGCTGACTTCGTGAAAGTCAAATATCCCCGCAGCGGCGAGGCGATGTCCCACGCGGTCGACGCGGCGGGCAACTGTAATGTCCTCCTGAGCGGCGGCTCGAAAAGCGACGATCTGACCTTCCTCTCGATGGTCGAAACCGCCGTCGACGCCGGCGTGAGCGGCCTCGCAGTCGGCCGCAACGTCTGGCAGCACGAAGATCCTGCGTATCTGCTCGACGCGCTCGAAAAGGTCGTCTTCGAAGAACAGTCTGCCGAAGACGCGCTCGGTCGGTAGTCGACCGACCGGCCACGCGCCGACTCACCACACTCCGTCCACCCCACTCCTTCGAGAGTTCTACCGCGAACACAAACAGGCAGAGTACCAACTGCGCCGAGAAAAACGGTTCGGGGCTGCTATCAGGCGATATCCGGGCCGCGAGTCAGTTCGCGGTGTTTGCGTTCGAGATAGGAGTACACCGCGCCGTGTGGCGCACCGTCGAGGATCATTGCCGTCGCTCGCCGAACGGCTTCGACCTCCTCGGGGTCGCCGATCATCCCGATTGTCGACCCATAAATAACGACATCGGCACCCGAAAGCTCCTCCATGAGTTGGCGGGTCCGCCCGTTTTCGCCGATGAGTCGACCCTTCTGTCGACGGAGGTCGTTATCGTTACGGGTTTTGTCGCTGATGTCGATCAGATCGAACATCCGCATCTCGCCGTCGAGCAGCGACAGCGCGGCCTCGGGTTTGAAGCCGCGACCGATAGCTCGAACGATGTCAGGTGCCACGAGTGCCGTCACCGGATCACCGACCGACTCGATAGCGACCGAGCCGGATTCGGAGTCGATGTCGAGCCGCACCTCCGAGCGGGACTCGATTGCCCGCATCGTCTCGCCACCCTCGCCGATCAGGACCCCGATCCGATCCTGTGGAACCTTCACGTGTTGCATACCACTGCTACCCCGCGAATCCGTTTAAATATGTTCCTCTCCCTGTCGACGCAGTGAACGGGCTACCGACTCGGATCGGCTTCGACAGCAGTCACGAACTCGTAGAGTTCGTCATCGGTCACCTCAAGACCCTGTCGACGGAAAAACGAGGCCACGTTTTTGCAGTCCCGATCCAGAAAGTCGTCGGAGTTCGGGTGATGGACCGTGACCGCTTGACCCAGATCGATAATGACGAGTTCGCCCTCGTGGATGATCATGTTGTACTCCGAGAGATCGCCGTGGATCAGGCCTGCACTGTACAGTCGACGCATATACTCCCGGACGACCTCGTAGGCGGTCTCGGGGTTTTCGACCTCGACCTCGGAGAGTCGACGGGCCCGATCCTCGACGAGGCCGACGAGTTCCATCACCAGTACATTGCGCTCGACGGCGATTGGGGTGGGGACCCGGACACCTGCACGCTGAGCGCGTTCGAGGTTGGCATACTCCTTGCGCACCCACGCGAGGACGACCTGTCCCTTGTCGTTGCTGATCCCTTCGAACCGGGGGTCGCCTTCGAGATAATCCCGCATCTGCTTGAACGCCGAGGCGTTGATTCGGTAGACTTTGACCGCGACCTCTTCGCCCTCGCCGCCGAGTGCTTCGTAGACGTTGGCCTCCTTGCCGGTCGAGATCGGGCCGCCGAAGGCGTCGATGTAGCCGTCGCCGACGAGCTTATAGAGGGCACCGAACGTCGCATCGTCAAACACCGACTGTTCGACTTTGAACTGGTCGGCGTCCTTGATGCGTTCTTGGAACTCCTCGAACTCCCGGTCGCGCTTACGGGCGATACGGTCGGCGTCAGTGTCAGTGACGTCGATCTGTTCCCACTCGTCGCCGGGCGGCGCGGTCACGTCGGTGTCGACTAGGCCGAACTCGTCGGTCATTATCCCAGTTACGTAACCGACGCGGAAAAGTCTCGTCAGTCAGTCGGCTCGGGTATCGGGACCGCCGTCAGAAACTGTCGACAGTGTTACTGCAGATGGCCTTCTTCGCGGAGCTGTTCGGCTTCGGCGTTCTCGTAGCGCCACGTGATGTCGGCCTTCTCGTCCTGCCAGTCCCACGGCTCGACGAGGACGATATCGTTCTCACGGATCCAGACACGTTTCTGCATACGGCCGGGAATCCGAGCCGTTCGCTCCGTCCCGTCGGCACACCGAACGGTGACCCGGTTTGCGCCGAGCATGTTCGTTACTTCGGCGAAGACCTCATCCTCGTTGGGCATTCGGAGGTCATTTCGCCCCTCGTTTTCTCCCATAAATGCCGGTTAGGAATCATTCAATGTAAAAACGCGGGTTTTCAGCCATCGGGTGTCGCAGGTCTCTGATGGGTCTGCTGTGTTTCACCTCGTCACTACCAAACAACCGTCTCGTCGACACAAAAGCGACCGGCAACCAAGCGACCGACACTGATCGGGGAACGGTTAGCGTACCTGAACTGCAGCCCTGTTAGTCCGGGAGCCTCAGGCCGATCTGTTCACCAGAGGCATTTATTGGTGAATCGATATCACCGTTTTCGATAACTGCCGTGACTCCGTAGTCGCGGCCCTGATCAAGCCCCGAGAGTGTCCCGGTATACATCGTTGGGTTGGTAGTACTGGAGGTGTCGGCTCTCACTTGAGCCAACTCATCACGATTTTCGACGGCGATAAGCCGGAGGCTGTCGTCGCCGTCGGCTCCCAACACTTCGATAGTCGAATAGTAGAGCTCAGGATACCCCCCAACAGGGATCTCGCGTTCAGTATCGACGATATCGCCACCTTTGGGTTCGTCGTACACCACGATATCCGCAGTCGAGCTATTGGTACTGCGGCTTACTTCAACCCGGAACTGACCGGCTGGCGGATCGAACCGCTTGCTCGTGTAGACATTGTTTGGAAGACGACTCGAATCCGTCGGACTCGACTGTTCATCATCGCGGAAAACCACTTCGAAGTCAGCACCCGACTCCCGTGTATCGTACACATAGCTGCGAGTTTTGTTAGCCTTCAGCGGGGTGTTGTCGTGGACCCAGAAGTTATCGTGGGCGTAGCCGTCGGGATCGCTGTAGAATCCGCCGTCAGCAACCAGCCCATCACTGTTGTTGGTTGCATTGCCATTGAAAATCCGTGATGGGAGATATCGAACGTAGAGGTCGACCAGTTGAAGCCCACCCATCTCAACGAGTTCAGCTTCGACGTCCGCTGATGTGTTCCCAGTACGAGTCGTGTCGACGGTTTCGACGACGGGGGGAGATGTCCGAAAGGTAATCGGATCGCCGGTGGCAGTGACGGCTGGATCGGTGTCATCGTTTTTGGTCAACGCCGTGACCGAGTACGCTTCTTGATACTGGAGCCCGGTGATTTCATCCGTGTAGCTCCCCGACTCGGTTACAGTAGTTCCGGCTGTTTGCCCGTATCCATCACGGTTTTCGACACCGATGAGCCGAAGGCTGTCTTCGCCGTTCGATCCCAACACTTCGATGGTCGAATAGTAGATCTCATCATAACTCTCGACCGAGATACCACGTTCCTCATCGATGATCTCGCCGCCTTCGGGTTCATTGTACACCACGAGATCCAGAGTCGAGCTATCGTTGCTGCGGTTCACTTCGACCCGGAACTCACCCTCCGGCGGATCGAACCGTTTGCTCGTGTGGACATTATT
This sequence is a window from Halohasta litchfieldiae. Protein-coding genes within it:
- the glpR gene encoding HTH-type transcriptional regulator GlpR, whose translation is MLPEARQREIVEHVTENSGCSVDELAELMECSKATIRRDLNALAEKQLIERSHGGAVPATSVGQEQNYRQREVQNLEAKMAIAERAVEEIHDNQVVCFDAGSTTMQIAKGLSANGSLMAVTNSPLQAMELDDTGVEVKLTGGSLRSPTYSLVGPSAERFMERMTFDLLFLGTNAIHPSEGLMTPNEAEANIKSLMIEKSNRVVLVSDHSKFNEQSFISFAEFSEIDLLITDSELPSELQDKFEGGNVEIASVTVA
- a CDS encoding PTS fructose transporter subunit IIC gives rise to the protein MVTKDQTEQRLQTHLTSVKEDLMTGVSYMIPFVTIGGIFLALGFMIGDTQEVFDQTGTLGWYFAQIGSLGLTIMIPILGGYIAYAIADKPGLAPGFILAYTIQQPGIIDAAGATVGIAADGAVAGFLGAIVAGLLAGYVARWMKGWSVPSFVKPMMPILVIPVLTTALLIPVVVFALGVPIALVDSALTSTLEGMRGANAVVLGLILGGMMAFDMGGPVNKVAYVFGTVLVADGIYGPMAAVMIAGMTPPLGLALSYFIAPQKYPEEMRESAVAAVPMGFSFITEGAIPFAAADPLRVIPSIIVGSATAGAAAMGLGVTMPAPHGGVFVMILSSSILGFLGCIVLGSLVTAAMVTLLKSDHAEETESTTTTGSTA
- a CDS encoding HPr family phosphocarrier protein; this encodes MIERTVTVVPEDGLHARPASQVVEAANSYDSSVTVGPAGGDSVDASSMLGVTSLGVGSGDAVDLTADGPDEQAALDELETILTTPES
- a CDS encoding PTS sugar transporter subunit IIA — encoded protein: MTNPTQRPLIPDLIDLTNEPETKQEAIEALLDLAVDAGRVNDREQALADLQAREEEATTGVGMGIGIPHAKSEAVISPTIAFMRAPDGIDFDAMDDEPATLLFMLLVPESSGDEHLQMLSSLSRSLMHEETRTALLEADSVDRVESIILEAVEQ
- the pfkB gene encoding 1-phosphofructokinase — protein: MIVTVTLNPAVDHTIQVEAMPDPETVARTDTARFDAGGKGINVAQYLVGLDAETVATGLLGDFLRDYIRRELDADGLATEFVEIEGQTRLNTTILDPDSEYKINHTGPTVDRTAVDAVIDVIQTYEPSMVLVGGSLPPGLDYHAIDRIADAGDWATSVDVGGEILAQLEAEYALCKPNRTELAAATGASVDSLEDCLTAAEQLRESGFERVVTSLGSDGALVVSEADCLHAAALDVDVADTVGAGDAMLSGFLLELSRGNDAWSCLRRGIAVASRIVTVPGTRMPPFDDLDEAAQRVEITEQTVPSSD
- a CDS encoding class 1 fructose-bisphosphatase, translating into MGPTTKLRQDTRTEVTRLIETLIEVIPEIKTALASERGASGKVNPSGDTQRIADEKIDEIIFDCVGSVDGFGQYLSEEREGITDLGSGLSVATDPLDGSSNIKTNTTVGTIIGVYDAPLPARGRELVASLCLVFGPVTTLAVAANDELIEYTIQDGAIVDGEPIALPEAGGIWSFSGRPTEWTPALRDYDDTLGRQYAHRYTGAMIADVWLLLAHGGLVGYPARSTKPDGVLRLQYESNPIAYAVECAGGAASTGSQPILDVEPEGRHQRVPTFFGTNSLINELETRLEAGAEA
- a CDS encoding transposase, with the translated sequence MATETLALFEHLEFDFLEEFDVFAPARRGRTRDHHPPALFRAFLHCYYKNVYGIRPVTRELQNTVVWLSCGFDRPPSRDAVDRFLTDLEHVVDEVFDRLVEQAACRGLLDLTYSIDSTDVRTMPADQDASKGYDPTAEEYYHGYGCTIVSTGQKIPIAAEFTESKQAPEETAMRVTCDALAVEKPIWMLGDSAYDTLGWHDHLLAAGVVPVAPYNARNTDDPKDIEYRVEARIDEHSEDVQLKQSTLDETYNRRSGVERTNDAVKDCGLGHVRARGRVHARAQVFLALCLRLVIAITNDERGDNPGSTVITL